In Ochrobactrum vermis, the following proteins share a genomic window:
- a CDS encoding dihydroxyacetone kinase family protein: protein MNVITASDLIDLFDSWKQLFAEQREFLIALDGKVGDSDLGITMSKAFAAASEAVHAEGEAAGVAKLLRTAGTTMARVAPSTMGTLTATGFLRASKACDGINELGTAEIAAFWRAYRDGIAERGKAKVGDKTLLDVLDPVAVTLEAQASAGASLADALAAAAKAAEDALEATKTMVAQHGKAAAFQEKTIGLQDAGATVGMLLITSMSAFVSASK, encoded by the coding sequence ATGAACGTCATCACAGCATCTGATCTGATCGACCTCTTCGATAGCTGGAAGCAGCTTTTTGCAGAACAGCGTGAATTCCTTATCGCGCTGGACGGCAAGGTTGGCGATAGCGATCTTGGCATCACCATGAGCAAGGCCTTTGCAGCAGCTTCAGAAGCTGTCCATGCGGAAGGTGAGGCTGCAGGCGTCGCCAAGCTTCTGCGCACAGCTGGCACTACCATGGCACGCGTAGCGCCATCGACCATGGGTACGCTGACCGCAACCGGCTTCCTGCGTGCAAGCAAGGCCTGTGACGGCATCAACGAGCTGGGCACCGCTGAGATTGCGGCTTTCTGGCGTGCTTATCGCGATGGCATTGCCGAGCGCGGCAAGGCAAAGGTTGGCGACAAGACGCTTCTCGATGTGCTTGATCCAGTCGCCGTAACACTTGAAGCACAAGCATCAGCGGGTGCCTCACTGGCAGATGCGCTTGCAGCTGCCGCCAAAGCTGCCGAAGATGCTCTTGAAGCGACCAAAACGATGGTTGCCCAGCACGGCAAGGCGGCAGCTTTTCAGGAAAAGACCATCGGTCTTCAAGATGCAGGTGCAACTGTCGGAATGCTGCTTATTACCAGCATGTCGGCGTTTGTTTCCGCAAGCAAATAA
- a CDS encoding dihydroxyacetone kinase subunit DhaK translates to MKKFLNDPVNFVDEMLEGIYRAHPELTFVDNDKRCMVTANTKSGKVGIATGGGSGHLPLFLGYIGEGMIDGAAVGGVFQSPSSEQMYQVTKAIDQGAGVLYIYGNYSGDIINFDMAAELADLDGIAVKQVVGNDDVASSVVGEEHKRRGVAGIFFVYKAAGAAAANGLSLDEVTRLADKTRLRTRTMGVALSSCVVPEIGHATFSIGEDEMEIGMGIHGEPGISRKKLASADAVIDELMERIFAEQAYAKGDEVAVLVNGLGGTPLEELYIMFRRVSQLFDERGVKVKHVWIGEFATSMEMAGASVSVLHLDEELEPLVAASANTPFFKHFAG, encoded by the coding sequence ATGAAGAAATTCCTGAACGATCCCGTCAATTTCGTGGATGAGATGCTCGAAGGCATCTATCGGGCACATCCCGAGCTTACCTTTGTCGACAACGACAAGCGCTGCATGGTCACAGCCAATACCAAATCCGGCAAGGTCGGCATTGCAACGGGCGGCGGCTCAGGCCATTTGCCATTGTTCCTCGGCTATATCGGCGAAGGCATGATTGATGGCGCGGCTGTCGGCGGCGTCTTCCAGTCGCCAAGCTCGGAGCAGATGTATCAGGTCACCAAGGCCATCGATCAGGGCGCAGGCGTGCTCTACATCTATGGCAACTACAGCGGTGATATCATCAATTTCGACATGGCAGCAGAACTTGCTGATCTCGATGGCATCGCCGTCAAGCAGGTTGTCGGCAATGATGATGTGGCTTCCTCGGTCGTCGGCGAAGAACACAAGCGTCGCGGCGTCGCCGGTATCTTCTTTGTCTACAAGGCAGCCGGTGCAGCAGCCGCCAACGGCCTGTCGCTTGATGAAGTGACGCGTCTTGCCGATAAAACACGCCTGCGCACCCGCACCATGGGCGTTGCTCTCTCCAGCTGCGTCGTGCCGGAAATCGGTCACGCTACCTTCTCCATCGGCGAAGATGAAATGGAAATCGGCATGGGCATCCATGGCGAACCGGGCATCAGCCGCAAGAAGCTTGCCAGTGCAGATGCGGTTATCGACGAGCTGATGGAACGCATTTTCGCCGAGCAGGCCTATGCCAAGGGCGATGAAGTTGCCGTGCTGGTCAATGGTCTCGGCGGCACGCCGCTTGAAGAGCTTTACATCATGTTCCGCCGGGTTTCCCAGCTGTTTGACGAGCGTGGCGTCAAGGTCAAGCACGTCTGGATCGGCGAGTTTGCCACTTCCATGGAAATGGCTGGCGCGTCAGTTTCCGTGCTGCATCTGGATGAGGAACTGGAGCCACTGGTTGCCGCTTCCGCTAACACCCCATTCTTCAAGCATTTTGCGGGTTGA